A section of the Hemitrygon akajei chromosome 8, sHemAka1.3, whole genome shotgun sequence genome encodes:
- the gjd4 gene encoding gap junction delta-4 protein — translation MGRLDNLGLLTLAFNYNLTVVGKIWITVIVLLRLLVIIGIGYPLYQDEQTKFTCDSMQPGCSNVCYDAFSPISHCRFWFVQAIVLCLPLVIFIIYVTHRLPLQNVKHPCRHPQNLAETSLIRKVPVGRASLIHRGCETNPGSEDGCGEPQVVSDDLRIGQRIHNFCEAYVLQLLLRTLLEAGFGVGQYYLFGFFVPNKFVCSSYPCANIVTCYPSRPTEKTLLANFMFGVTGLSFLLNFVDLIYVTKQGGKQSKKRKLLMTNIYQEEPYHDIPVDTRVLPEHQALQEYGVHVRERRESGASAASEASAKPGQEKGDFKQAEVLLENVALSNTNSNNTHFTMTAPSPASTGRTADNDAEKPALCMSVPGTAAHSFKRCGGELPDQQGSRLRQHAVQRSAGSPASNSQLIEEYRLVHMRITDNKDGRRKKSEWV, via the coding sequence GGAAGATCTGGATTACAGTGATCGTGTTGCTTCGCCTGCTTGTAATCATTGGGATTGGCTACCCTCTGTACCAGGACGAGCAGACAAAATTTACATGCGATTCCATGCAGCCAGGGTGCTCCAATGTGTGCTATGATGCCTTCTCCCCCATATCTCACTGCAGATTTTGGTTTGTACAGGCCATTGTGCTCTGTTTGCCTTTAGTGATCTTCATTATTTACGTCACTCACAGGCTGCCCCTGCAAAATGTAAAACACCCTTGCCGGCATCCTCAAAACCTGGCAGAGACCTCATTGATCAGAAAGGTGCCAGTGGGACGAGCTTCTTTAATACACAGAGGCTGTGAGACAAATCCTGGTTCAGAGGATGGCTGTGGTGAACCCCAGGTAGTGAGTGATGATCTCAGAATAGGGCAAAGAATTCATAATTTTTGTGAGGCATATGTGCTTCAATTACTTCTAAGAACTTTATTGGAAGCAGGATTTGGAGTCGGCCAATATTACTTGTTCGGATTTTTTGTCCCAAATAAGTTTGTTTGCTCCAGTTATCCTTGTGCCAATATAGTGACATGTTACCCATCCAGACCTACTGAGAAAACTCTGCTGGCTAACTTTATGTTTGGAGTTACTGGGCTCTCGTTTTTGCTGAACTTTGTAGATTTAATTTATGTCACTAAGCAGGGCGGGAAGCAAAGCAAGAAGAGGAAGTTGCTGATGACGAACATTTATCAGGAAGAGCCCTATCATGACATCCCAGTTGACACCCGTGTGCTTCCTGAACACCAAGCGCTCCAAGAGTATGGTGTGCACGTGCGGGAGAGGCGTGAAAGTGGAGCAAGTGCTGCCAGTGAAGCATCTGCCAAAccagggcaggagaagggggactTTAAGCAGGCAGAGGTACTGTTGGAGAACGTGGCCCTCTCCAACACCAACAGCAACAACACGCATTTCACCATGACTGCGCCATCTCCAGCCTCCACAGGAAGAACGGCTGACAACGATGCCGAGAAGCCAGCCCTGTGCATGAGCGTGCCAGGAACTGCCGCTCATTCATTCAAGAGATGCGGAGGGGAGCTGCCAGATCAGCAGGGCTCCAGGTTACGCCAGCACGCAGTGCAGAGGTCTGCCGGATCTCCAGCGAGCAACAGCCAATTGATAGAGGAGTACAGGCTGGTCCATATGCGGATTACAGACAACAAGGATGGTAGGAGAAAGAAATCTGAATGGGTTTAA